The genome window CTTCCATAAGAAAGATAACCTTCTAACAGTACAAATGCAGGGAcaagtctttttttaaaggaaaagaggcAGCTGGGCATCACTGCACACTCACTGTCAGCTTAAATAAGCATGGTTCAGGTagaaatgaggggaaaaggTGAAAACAAGTTAtacaaattttcaaaaaaaatcacagcagctAACAGGAGTGTGTTTATCGATAGTATACATAATCAAGAGTCTCCTCAGACTCTCTTTACAAActataaacagaaaaaagtggTTTCCAGGTCTAAAACAACCTCCAAAGGTCCCTGTCTCTCCATGCACTACTGAAGAGTCTGAGGTCACCACATTTCCACGTTCCAATAGTGCCTTAGGAGTGATAAAGCTAAACCAAGTTCTAAAATGTTATACTTAATACCAGTTTATTACCTTAATCGTATAGAAGCatacaataataaaatagaaagcTGTCATGTTTAAAATATAAGATCAGTTTACACAATGTGTTTTACTAAGGCTCTTGGATTCAGCTTAACTCCAGGCATCAGcgaaataaaataaaaaaaaatccttttatgtTTAGTGTAGTCAAAACTTCACACTGGTGTTCATGTTCATAAACATACCTCTTAAAACATACAGATGGACAGACATACGTGGATATACATAAATGTATTAGGGTTCTTTGCTAAAATAGCTGTATCAAACAAGGAACTGTGGAGCACGAaccaaataataaaaacaaagcttCTTAAGGGTTTCTCTTTGAGGAAGCTGCAATAACCTCCCAGTAGCCCAGTTTCCAGGgaggaaaacagtaattttattttctgactgcTTACTCCAACAACATCAAGACATTTGTTAAGGAAGTAGCAGACACGGTATCCCCACCTGTACAGGAAGTTTTGCTGTGTTGCAGAGTGCAGATCTTTCCTTGAAACTGCTTGTCTTTCCTTCTGCCAGCCTGTATTGGAACAGGAAAGGCAAGTACTTCAGGAAGAGATCTCTGGAGAACAGCTGGTTGCTACAGTGCTGACCCATTGGCATCAGTCGCGTTTTTCTCACTAGTACTTCTGCAGGTTTTGGAGAGCCTGCCCATCTGATGAAACAAAGACCATCAGCAGGGCTTTTCTGATATGTaatcagcacaggcagggagcaggacaTTGTTCTCTCAGTAAATagaagccatttttttttcttttttctatgaTTTTCAGTTTGTGAAATGGTGATCTGCAATCACCTGCTTTTCTGAGTCATGGCATCATTTACACATTTTCACATAttgagtgtttgctttgcatGCAGTAGGAGTCACTCCAGACCAGACTAGTTTTCTTCTCTGGCTAGAAGAGTGCAGTCCTTCAATTCTACTTTCCAACATTAATATCCTTGTTTGTTAAAgcattgtttgcttttctggCATACTCTGTAGCACTCAGGCAAGATTCACTGTTTCCATTAAGAGGTCTGCCAGCAGAACACTTTTCTGCCATACTGTGGAAGGCAGGCACAGGGAGACAGGAAAGGTAGAGCAAATTCTTTGGTCAGTTTGTGCAAGTAACTGGGGTGCAACAGCTCTGCTTGCTTGTTTAGGCTTTCATTCACTTTGGAAATActtgtttgtaatttttctgCACTCAACAAGCCTTACACAACAGCTCTGGTCCTAGCCATCTGCCATCTGCagttgtggcttttttttttttttttgcaaagaagcAAATGTTGTGCCGCCTTGTGATCTGGCCAGTCCCCAGAAGAACAGTGTGTTCTGAAAACAGAGTTTGAGATTGACAGGCAAAGCCTAATCATGCTGCAGCCCACCCTGGAGGGGCTCTTTGGGTTCCCTTGTTAGATGCTTGCCACCAATACCAAGATTCAATGTGATTTCTTGGCTTGTGAAGGAACAGAACACTGCTGGATGTTCACGTTTCGTAGTCATCCATGCTTTAGCTTGAGGTCTGTATAAATACTGTGGAACAGAATGAGTTTTTGCTTTAGTGAACACCTGAGATCGCCTAATGTTGGTTGTTGACACTGATCAGAGAGGAAGTAGACCATCTAGGAATCATGAAGACCTATGTGTTCAGGAACAAAGTACCAGCTTTCCTACATAACTACAGGCTTGCCAGATGGAGATAACACAGTGCTCTTAAAAGGGTGGGTGAGTCTTTGGGTGtcggggagggaagggagaagagccAATTTCCTACTGTAAGTCCCAACAACTCCCTGTCCTCTTTCCTGCAGATTCAGTAGAAAGAGTATaaactttttcattattttctgttaaactGTGGCAGCAGTCAAGACAAGCATTATATGTGGTAATGTGGTATTCCAAAGGATCAAAGAAATACATAAATGCTTAACTGGCATCCATGATTTAACAGAAAGGTTGTGAATTTATtgcttaacttttttttcagctgctgtgatgTCTTTCTTCTCCAGGCACTGTAACTGGGAAGTTTTAAGTTCCAAATAGCATGTAGAAGTGCTAAGATAATAATCTCATATGCTCAcccattttcttatttttaataatacacATCACAGCCTTCTCCAACATAAGAAGTGTTGCATCTGTCCTTAACATCACCTCCCAAATGTGACCCATGCCATAGAAAGTCTTGTCATTTTATACATGTTCTTACGCTAATGTTTCTTTAAAGAACATTGAATATATTTGGTAATTTTACAAATTGCATTTactacaacagaaaaaaatactgtatctGTCTCATGCCTTGCAAGGACATGTTTTAATACAGTGAAACAGTATTACACTTGCAGTCTTGGAATCAGAGAAAACCTATTTAAAAACTGCCCTGGGTAAGCAGTAAAGACAGTTTCCACTCTCTGGgcataaaaatgtaaagaaaactAGCTTATGACTCTTTCCTGTGTACATTCAGCGTAGACTTTAGCCCTAGTCTGGCAGAGCATGTAAGCATATTGACATCAGTGCGACAGTTCGCATTTTTCATGTTGTGTGCATGTTGAAGTGTTCTGCCTGCCTGGACATACTAGTCATCAATCCATAGAGATACAGTAAGGATCTAAGCCTCCTTTTACTGACTCAAAGAGTCAgttgaaaacacacaaaaatttaGGCGTTCTCAGCACTTGTTTGGGTTCCTCTGGAGTATAATAGAGGTGGTGCCTGGCTATGTGAACTGTATGCtatgagcacagcagcagcatgcaGCTACCACACACAAAGATATGAATTATGATAGTTATAGTCACAGAAATGTAGGTCAAAGCCTAATCTGGTGgtcttaataattttttttttgacaaaccAAGCACAGTAATTTTTTCTATGTAATGAACATTACAAACCTCAAAGAACAAACTTCTGAGAAGCACAGCTGGTAAGTAGGTGATTGGAGCCTGGCATTTAATATACCTTTCCAGGCAGCCAGCTTGTGGTACCTAGGGACTTGAAGTGATAAGCTCAGCAAGTCAACTGATTTCATACATGTAGCATATATTATTGAGTCAGATGATAACTTCACACTGTTAAGCTTTTTTAATTAACAGTTCTGATCTTTAAATAGACATTTTCCTGCTCTTGTAAATAAATCTTGTAAATAAATCCCATACCATTTCCCTTTCTTGTAAATAAATCTATTTCAGAATCAAAGCAGGTTCCTCAGTTTCCTGATAGGAATTTAATAAACAAGTGCAGAGCAAAAGAAGCTGCATTAATTCTCATAGCAGAATCAGACAAAAGCTTCAAGCAATGTAAAAACTGGCTTTACCAAACTGAATAGTAGGAAACAAAGAATAGCTGAAGTCAGGAAGTGCATTGTAGGCATGGAGCAGGAGTTGATAGTGTTTAATAGTTTAGTCTGAAACAGAAGGCTAGAGTGAGTTATTAGCAGCCTTCAGAGGGTCAAACCAAATTTCCTGTACTTCTCTCCTGTCACAAGTGAACGTGCATGTATTTTCACTAGCTTGGCAACTGCCTCAGTGTGATTTCACAGCACATCCTGACAGCTCTGGAGGAATAAACTACACAAGGAGCATGCAATCTACTAAACAAGACCTGTGCACAACCTAAGAAAACCTTTATGTAGATAAAATGAGAGTTCACAGATTTACATGAACATGATGCTTTGACAAAAGTGACCTTGAGAACAATACCCTAAAAATGTTGTCTTATACTTGCAAGACAGTTAGATTCATTACCAGAAATTACAGTGTCTTTCTTCTGTAGGATCGTATTTCTGGGCACTTCTCTTTCTCCTGTCAGTTCTATTTTTACTTTACTTACTTCAGTTGGACACTCTTTATCAGTCTGATGACACTCACCATCAGTGAGTGCTACCAAACTAAAAACCAGAGGAGAGTAGTAGGAGGAACTGAGGAGAGAATGAATAATCTGAGTGATGTAAATGTAATCCATAGCAAGGCAAAATGCATCCAGTCACCTGTTCCTCCTGCATCCTGTGGAGAGCTGATCCCTACAAGTTAAAATCAGGATCCTTCATGGGAGTGGTATAGTGCAGGAAGAAGCTGAGTGATATCTCAGTTCCTGCAGCATAAGGACTTATCTGTAGTGCTTGAAGAGTGAAATAAACAGTGTTTCCCAGGCAGTGTTCTGTTAGCACATGAGTAGAAGAGCTCAGATTACCTCAACTCCTTGCCTATCTTTATTTAGATATTGCTGCAGGTAAATCTGGTTTTGGACAGCACCGCAGAGGTTCATGTGCCAGGCCTAGCTGGACTTTCTTGGCATGTACATAATGTTCTTATGTTTCATAATGTTCTTACAACTTTTGGGAAGATAACAGCTTCATTTTAACACTGTATTCAGCTAAGAGTTTAAGTTGTCAGgccatttttgtcttttcactCACAAGTTTCCTTATTCAAACTGGAGTAATGTGAAATGGAATTTGAGGAATAATGAAATGGGCAGACATAGTAGTGTGACATCAGCTACCATTCCTACAGGGCCATCTCTTCTACTTCTCTGCATTGCTAGAAACATTCTGATACTGTGCCAAGAAACTAACCTCTTGATAATTACTGGTGTCGTGAATACGTTCCTATTATCTCACGGACATATTTATTCCTGAGTACTTTTAGGACAACAGTGTATGACTTGAGCTGGGAAATCCTGACCAAACATGTATAATAAATGTTCTAATATTAGCATCATCTCCTGGAAGGAGTACAGGGCTGTCCATCTGGAAATGCTATATGGCATGATTCTTCTGTCAGCTCCCCAGCTCTCCACGGACATTTTGTTGACCACAACAGGCTAAAAATATTAGTTACTGAGAATCACAATTACAGAAAGTTTACTGTTTGTTTGAAAACCAGTTAGTTTATTGGCTTCCATTTTCAATTTCGTTAACAATGAATTACTTTGAAAGTAATCAAATTATGGGCTAATCTtactatatatttttaaaattctagaAAATTCACATTAAACTATGGCTTCATTTTGCTTgccaaaaaatgcatttctaataaaaataggTCTCGCTTGGCTAAAATAAAGATGCAACCATGAAAAGGCTGATGGAGCTCAatgcaaactttttttccttatgagaTCTAATATTTCCCTTATCAACCAATTGAAATAATACAAGATGGTATTTCCACtacaactgaaataaataaaaagacttTAGATATGACACTGACTGGCCTTCGATGCTTTGAACCTCTCTGATGGCTGTGTTACCTTTGCCAAGGATTACAGCATCAGCTGGTGGGAAGCATACAATAAATTGACAAAAGTTTTAGGATATGAGGGCTATGCTGAACCATGCAGTCCTTATGTAGTAATATTTTTTGAGAAGCAGCTTTCTTTTACTGTTGTCATCCTGGAGTTTGCCATCatatagatatttttattatctgaTTTCAAGGAAAATTTTGATAATAAGCCAAGAACACCCATTCACTTTGAAAACTAGCTAACATGAGATGTGCTACAGTGAAAAGTCTGCTTTTGAATAGCTGCAGAAACAGATTGTATAAGTCTGCTTCCTTATGtattctaaaaagaaaatctgctcTGCCAAAGGTTTCTGTGGAGATCAAGTTTCAACTCAAATGCTACCTTTAGGtgtgatggtgatgatgatgacgaATATCCATTCCAAAGAATGACTTTCAGATCACTAGAACCTAGTTCAGAGTAGCTGAAAAAGAGGAGGTTTATAATTTGCATGACAGGATGTCTAGAGAGAAGCACTGGCAGAGAGAGTAATGTGAATATGTTAAATTAAGCCAGCCTGGTGTTAGGCATTCAGGGTGTTGGATATCACAGATAATTCAGAAATTTCCTCTCAAGGACTTACCAGCCATTCCCATAGATTGCACCTAGACTATACACTTTTGTTTgtaattatcttttttctttaagaaactgGAAAGTCCAgtggttttatatttttccctttgttagTAACTTATGTCTGGAGGTGATAGAAGTTTCAGCAGGAGAGAAGAATGAGTGCTTTTCAATTGTTGCATATATTTTAGATTAAAAGAAGTGATTGTGAGCCTTTTCTTAAAGTATAAGCAGTATTTACACAGAGCGTATGTATATTCACCTTCTTCCAGCATGCTAAGGTACAATTGCCGGAGTTTCTGAGGCTGCTGGCCCATGTCATACTTACCTTGCTCCTGTACATCTTCACTTTTGACAGCATTATTATCTCACTTCAGGATCCAGTCCCAggaatgcaaatattttttttcttttatctgacTTCAACAGCCATTTATTTCCTTGCAGAGGAATAGTGTTGTGATGTTCTCTTTCCTGTTGTTTGCAGTGCCCATACAATTGGTTGCTCTGACTAAATTAAATATCCTGTATTGTGGGTTATATCAAACATGTCTGTGTGACATGGAGCTGAACCATCATTGCAATTCTGTTAATTTTCTTATAGAAATGTTATGACAATTAAGCTTCCTGAACAGCTCAGTATTTCAACAGAGAGTGCTAAAATATGCCTGTTGGAATGTGCTGCTTCCTTAGGTGACTTTTTGAATTATTTATGAATAGTCAAAACTATGAAATATGATTTTATTCACCTGTTTTGTACCTTAAGTAGACCATAAGGGCACTACGTACCTTAGGGCTGTAGGacatgagaaaaatatattcagttttGTGGAAAACTCCATCTAGAAGTTAGATGTCTAATTTTGAGCTAATCATTGAGGCTCCCTGATAGTCACTGGGTAAAGGTTACTGAAGATTCGTGACTTAAATCATGGGTTATAATAGGTTGAATCACTTGAGGATGTAGGAATTATgtgctttgtgttttctttgcttgcaGGGGACCATAGCTCTCCAGGAAAGGTGTTTCTGGAATACACCCTTGATGTGAATGTCTGACTGACCTGACTTTGTGTTCTTTGCTGCAGATCGATTTTGAAGATGTGATTGCTGAGCCAGAGGGAACACACAGCTTTGATGGGATTTGGAAGGCCAGTTTTACCACCTTCACTGTAACGAAATACTGGTTTTATCGTTTACTGTCAGCAATCTTTGGTATTCCTATGGCTCTCATCTGGGGCATCTACTTTGCCATTCTGTCATTCCTGCACATCTGGGCAGTGGTGCCGTGCATAAGGAGCTACCTGATTGAGATCCAGTGTATTAGCCGTGTCTATTCCATCTGCATCCACACGTTCTGCGACCCGCTCTTTGAGGCCATAGGCAAAGTGTTCAGCAGCATTCGAGCCACAGTACGGAAAGAGATCTGAGGGACAATTCAAGGAGAGCCATCAGCCTAAGAAGGGGGTgaaggttttgtgttttttggagTGTTTTGGTGCCAGTTTTCTGTTTCCCAAAGCAACATACAGCAACTGGTGGTGGACTGGCCCAAAACAAAGAATCACTTGCTCAGTTTCCTTTTCTACTGTTCATTCTTACTGGActatttgcctttttaatttttttcctttcttttgcctttccccctccctttgGTCTTCATTTTAAACTAACCTTAAAGGGTTATTCTTCCATGCTAGCTGCATATTATTTTGCTGGCTGCTCAATTCAAAGATTGAAGTGTTGTTGGATGCCTTTTTATCTTACCCTTCATTCCTTGAGAGATAAATCCACAGTGATACTGAAGAATgacaaaaatgctttctttccaACACTATAAAGCCATTCATTTTATTGTGGCTAAAGAGTGCAGAGCTATCACAGCAGAATGAACGTGACCAGCTGGCAGGTTTTAGCAgaatgttctttttcaattgGATTGTCAGTTGACTGCAGCTGTTTACAGTCGTGGTCAGATATTGTGCAGTATGAATAAATTAGTTAAGTAAACATATTACTGAACTAGCATATGTCCtgaaaatttaacattttgtcAGGCTGGAGACATTGACATGTAAAAGCTTTGGTCGGTGCCTTTCTGTCTCATTCTGTCTTGGAAGTTTGCATCCAGTCATTTCTCAGCCTTTATTAGGATTGCAGAAACAAACTGCTAATTTGAGAGCTAAAACTGGTcattacagaaatgttttcctgacTGTGACTTACAACGCATCCCTTATCAAGCATTTAGGTGCTTATCTCATTGGCATCTGGGGTATTTTTGCAAA of Vidua macroura isolate BioBank_ID:100142 chromosome 5, ASM2450914v1, whole genome shotgun sequence contains these proteins:
- the CAV1 gene encoding caveolin-1, with translation MSGTKYVDSEGFLYTAPVREQGNIYKPNNKMMADELSEKAVHDVHTKEIDLVNRDPKHLNDDVVKIDFEDVIAEPEGTHSFDGIWKASFTTFTVTKYWFYRLLSAIFGIPMALIWGIYFAILSFLHIWAVVPCIRSYLIEIQCISRVYSICIHTFCDPLFEAIGKVFSSIRATVRKEI